A window of Macrotis lagotis isolate mMagLag1 chromosome X, bilby.v1.9.chrom.fasta, whole genome shotgun sequence contains these coding sequences:
- the ABHD17B gene encoding alpha/beta hydrolase domain-containing protein 17B yields MNNLSFGELCCLFCCPPCPGKIASKLAFLPPDPTYTLMCDESGSRWTLHLSERADWQYSSREKDAIECFMTRTSKGNRIACMFVRCSPNAKYTLLFSHGNAVDLGQMSSFYIGLGSRINCNIFSYDYSGYGASSGKPTEKNLYADVDAAWLALRTRYGIRPENVIIYGQSIGTVPSVDLAARYESAAVILHSPLTSGMRVAFPDTKKTYCFDAFPNIDKVSKITSPVLIIHGTEDEVIDFSHGLALFERCQRPVEPLWVEGAGHNDVELYGQYLERLKQFVSHELVNL; encoded by the exons ATGAATAATCTTTCATTTGGTGAACTATGTTGCCTCTTCTGCTGTCCACCCTGCCCAGGGAAAATTGCTTCTAAATTAGCATTTTTACCTCCTGATCCTACTTATACTCTGATGTGTGATGAAAGTGGAAGTCGCTGGACCCTACATCTTTCAGAAAGAGCAGACTGGCAGTATTCTTCTAGAGAAAAAGATGCTATTGAGTGTTTTATGACTAGAACCAGTAAAGGTAACAGGATTGCCTGTATGTTTGTGCGTTGCTCACCCAATGCCAAATATACTTTGCTCTTCTCACATGGAAATGCTGTTGACCTTGGTCAGATGAGCAGTTTCTACATAGGACTGGGTTCACGGATTAATTgcaatatattttcatatgattattctGGATATGGAGCAAGTTCTGGGAAACCAACAGAAAAGAACCTTTATGCAGATGTTGATGCAGCTTGGTTGGCTCTTAGAACAAg GTATGGTATCCGCCCTGAAAATGTGATTATATATGGCCAGAGTATAGGAACAGTTCCATCTGTGGATCTTGCTGCTAGATATGAGAGTGCTGCTGTCATTCTTCATTCCCCTCTGACCTCAGGAATGCGGGTAGCTTTCCCAGATACTAAGAAGACTTACTGCTTTGATGCATTTCCAAA CATTGACAAAGTCTCTAAAATAACCTCACCAGTGTTAATAATTCATGGGACTGAAGATGAAGTCATTGACTTTTCACATGGCCTCGCATTATTTGAACGCTGCCAAAGACCCGTGGAGCCTCTTTGGGTTGAAGGAGCAGGTCACAATGACGTGGAACTTTATGGACAGTATCTTGAACGATTGAAACAGTTTGTGTCACACGAACTAGTGAATTTGTAA